A genomic window from Aquitalea aquatilis includes:
- a CDS encoding methyl-accepting chemotaxis protein has product MNNLKVSHRLLLGFGLLVVVIIAAMAVAIAQIHSLRNDIDEIANVHVPRASEANKVVDNVNLTARATRTLLLSKDPVVLEQQHKQIDEALTLISRQMATLSSGVPAEGQVLFDRVRTVEASYRQQLAVFRQHLQAGQEEEAKSYLLQTLRATQLDYLKEIDGYVKFEEALSRQVAQGTLERANSASVLLNALMAAAVLIAMLAGWLISRSLLRQIGGEPAEAVKLMQELAAGEVTTELKVAANDNSSLFAYIRQAADKAVENIRVRNALDNAATNMMIADADFNVVYANQSVINMFAQAESDIRRDLPQFSARNLLGSNIDQFHRNPGHQRGLMQQLRNPHQGTIHVGGRTFNLILTPINGQSGKRLGYGVEWIDRTAELAQQAIEQQRMDAERVVAAENARIRSALDNVTTNVMIADNERNIIYVNHSVLEMLATAEADLRKALPNFSTRHVLGGNMDMFHRNPAHQRDLLANLRSTYKADIAVGGRHFSLTANPVFGGDGERLGTVVEWKDRTGEVLIEKEVEAIVSAAGKGDYASRLVLEGKTGFFRVLSEGVNQLLGVTSQALGDIAIVLGGLAQGDLTRTIKNDYEGMLGQLKSDTNATVERLRSIVGNIQESTEAINTASQEIAAGNSNLSGRTEQQAASLEETASSMEEITSTVRQNAENAKKANSLAIGASDIAARGGQVVGNVVSTMNEINDSAKKIVDIISVIDGIAFQTNILALNAAVEAARAGEQGRGFAVVASEVRNLAQRSAAAAKEIKLLIGNSVDKVESGSRLVDEAGRTMEEIVSSIRRVADIMSDISAASVEQSSGIEQVNLAVTQMDENTQKNAALVEQAAAAAESLEEQARHLMEAVSIFRLDGTPVARLSAPKAHRSHDHGQAARLPAPGQQIKPVSTRMALNAERIKTLPGPAQHDDEWEEF; this is encoded by the coding sequence ATGAATAATCTGAAAGTGTCGCACCGCTTACTGCTGGGCTTCGGCCTGCTGGTCGTGGTGATCATCGCCGCCATGGCGGTAGCGATTGCGCAGATCCACAGTCTGCGCAACGATATCGACGAAATCGCCAACGTCCATGTGCCGCGGGCTTCTGAAGCCAACAAGGTGGTGGATAACGTCAACCTCACCGCCCGGGCCACCCGGACCTTGCTGCTGTCCAAAGACCCGGTGGTGCTGGAACAGCAGCACAAGCAGATCGACGAAGCGCTGACGCTGATTAGCCGGCAGATGGCCACCCTGTCCAGTGGCGTGCCGGCCGAAGGGCAGGTGCTGTTCGACCGTGTGCGTACGGTCGAGGCCAGCTATCGCCAGCAACTGGCCGTGTTCCGTCAGCATCTGCAAGCAGGGCAGGAGGAAGAAGCCAAGAGCTATCTGCTGCAGACCCTGCGCGCCACCCAGCTGGACTACCTCAAGGAAATTGATGGCTATGTCAAGTTCGAGGAAGCGCTGTCCCGGCAGGTAGCGCAAGGCACCTTGGAGCGGGCTAATAGTGCGTCTGTGCTGCTGAACGCCCTGATGGCGGCCGCTGTGCTGATCGCCATGCTGGCCGGCTGGCTGATCAGCCGCTCCTTGCTGCGGCAGATCGGTGGCGAGCCGGCAGAGGCTGTCAAGCTGATGCAGGAGCTGGCTGCCGGTGAAGTCACCACCGAACTGAAAGTGGCGGCCAATGACAATAGCAGCCTGTTTGCCTATATCCGCCAGGCGGCAGACAAGGCGGTGGAAAACATCCGGGTGCGCAATGCGCTGGATAATGCCGCCACCAATATGATGATTGCCGATGCCGACTTCAATGTGGTGTACGCCAACCAGTCGGTCATCAATATGTTCGCTCAGGCAGAAAGCGATATTCGCCGCGACCTGCCGCAGTTTTCCGCCCGCAATCTGCTGGGCAGCAATATCGACCAGTTCCACCGCAATCCGGGGCATCAGCGTGGCCTGATGCAACAGCTGCGTAATCCGCACCAAGGCACCATCCATGTCGGCGGCCGCACCTTCAACCTGATTCTGACGCCGATCAATGGCCAAAGCGGCAAGCGGCTTGGTTATGGGGTGGAGTGGATTGACCGTACCGCCGAGCTGGCACAGCAGGCCATCGAGCAGCAGCGCATGGATGCCGAGCGCGTAGTGGCGGCAGAGAATGCCCGCATCCGCAGCGCCCTGGACAATGTCACCACCAATGTGATGATTGCCGACAACGAGCGCAACATCATCTATGTGAATCACAGCGTGCTGGAAATGCTGGCCACGGCCGAGGCGGATCTGCGCAAGGCCCTGCCCAATTTCAGCACCCGTCATGTGCTGGGTGGCAACATGGACATGTTCCACCGCAATCCGGCGCACCAGCGCGATCTGCTGGCCAATCTGCGCAGCACTTACAAGGCGGATATCGCGGTCGGTGGCCGTCATTTCTCGCTGACTGCCAACCCGGTATTCGGCGGCGACGGCGAACGTCTGGGTACGGTGGTTGAGTGGAAGGACCGCACCGGCGAAGTGCTGATCGAGAAAGAAGTGGAAGCCATCGTCAGTGCCGCCGGCAAGGGCGACTATGCCTCCCGGCTGGTGCTCGAGGGCAAGACCGGCTTCTTCCGCGTACTGTCCGAGGGTGTCAACCAGTTGCTGGGTGTGACCAGCCAGGCACTGGGTGACATCGCCATCGTGCTGGGCGGCCTGGCTCAGGGCGACCTGACGCGCACCATCAAGAACGATTACGAAGGCATGCTGGGGCAGCTCAAGTCGGATACCAATGCCACCGTGGAGCGCCTGCGCAGCATCGTTGGCAATATCCAGGAGTCGACCGAGGCCATCAACACCGCCTCGCAGGAAATTGCCGCTGGCAACAGCAATCTGTCCGGTCGTACCGAACAGCAGGCGGCCAGCCTGGAGGAAACCGCCTCCAGCATGGAAGAAATCACCAGCACCGTGCGGCAGAATGCCGAAAACGCCAAGAAGGCTAATAGCCTGGCCATCGGTGCGTCCGACATCGCTGCCCGTGGCGGCCAGGTGGTGGGCAATGTGGTGTCCACCATGAACGAGATCAACGACAGTGCCAAAAAGATTGTCGACATCATCAGCGTGATCGACGGCATTGCCTTCCAGACTAATATCCTGGCGTTGAATGCGGCGGTGGAAGCGGCGCGTGCCGGCGAACAGGGCCGGGGCTTTGCCGTGGTGGCCAGCGAAGTGCGCAATCTGGCACAGCGCTCGGCGGCTGCGGCCAAGGAAATCAAGCTGTTGATCGGCAACTCGGTGGACAAGGTGGAATCGGGCAGCCGGCTGGTGGATGAGGCTGGCCGCACCATGGAAGAGATCGTCAGCTCCATTCGCCGCGTGGCCGACATCATGAGCGATATTTCGGCCGCCTCGGTCGAGCAAAGCTCGGGGATCGAACAGGTCAATCTGGCGGTGACGCAGATGGACGAAAACACCCAGAAGAACGCGGCGCTGGTCGAGCAGGCTGCCGCGGCGGCGGAGTCGCTGGAAGAGCAGGCCCGTCATCTGATGGAAGCGGTGTCGATCTTCCGCCTCGATGGCACGCCGGTGGCGCGCCTGTCCGCACCCAAGGCGCATCGTAGCCACGACCACGGCCAGGCGGCACGCCTGCCGGCACCCGGTCAGCAGATCAAACCGGTATCGACCCGCATGGCGCTCAATGCCGAGCGCATCAAGACCCTGCCGGGGCCGGCTCAACACGACGACGAATGGGAGGAGTTTTGA
- a CDS encoding chemotaxis protein CheW — MTEQLEYRHGQSKAVRELLVFTLGQEEYGIDILKVQEIRGYEAVTRIANAPAFIKGVVNLRGSIVPIVDMRIKFGLGEPVYNAFTVVIILNIFQRTVGMVVDGVSDVIQLAEDELRDPPEFGSVVETTYIEGLGTQGERMVIIVDIERLMSSDEMALVDITDRG; from the coding sequence ATGACAGAACAGCTGGAATACCGCCACGGGCAAAGCAAGGCAGTGCGCGAGCTGCTGGTGTTTACCCTGGGACAGGAAGAATACGGGATCGACATCCTGAAAGTGCAGGAGATTCGTGGCTACGAAGCGGTGACGCGCATTGCCAACGCCCCTGCCTTCATCAAGGGAGTGGTCAATCTGCGTGGCAGCATCGTGCCGATTGTCGACATGCGCATCAAGTTCGGGCTGGGCGAACCGGTCTACAACGCATTTACGGTGGTGATCATCCTCAATATCTTCCAGCGTACGGTGGGGATGGTGGTGGATGGCGTGTCCGATGTCATCCAGCTGGCTGAGGATGAACTGCGCGATCCGCCGGAGTTTGGTTCCGTGGTGGAAACCACGTATATCGAGGGCCTGGGCACCCAAGGGGAGCGCATGGTGATTATTGTGGATATCGAGCGCCTGATGAGCAGTGATGAGATGGCGCTGGTGGATATTACCGACCGTGGCTGA
- a CDS encoding chemotaxis protein CheW, translated as MSIDMSQFHQVFFDETDEHLATMESVLLGVDLAAPDGEDLNAIFRAAHSIKGGAATFGFADLAALTHILENLLDKVRKGSMRLTADMVDACLNAKDVLAGMLGAHRGGEAVAESAISAVENWLERLVAGGGSAPPPVVAPVQSSAAPAVCTTLYVELDCCLPTTDYPALLQSLTALGELSVVQEGGGSDQLPWVVIFTSTLAADEVAESLAFSISPEHFRITQDHGQQDEGDFGLFLSSSIASPTQTAAADIAFEEDGFGLFEPLAAAVGGSEPTADMLYEEEGFGLFAPVAGPAIAPVMLHEEEGFGLFAPLEPAVAVAAAPTVAVVAAPRQERAAPAVENSIRVNIDKVDLLLNLVGELVITQSMLTQSSQELDAVQYERLLGGISALQRNSRELQEAVMSIRMTPIAFVFNRFPRVVRDLAGKLGKQIELKMVGENTELDKGFIEKLADPLTHLVRNSLDHGVESPEVRVAKGKSAVGRLTLRAFHQGSSIVIEVTDDGAGLNRERILAKARERGMPVSDALSDSEVWGLIFEAGFSTATEVTDVSGRGVGMDVVKRNIQSMGGRIDIDSMPDFGTTISIRLPLTLAIMDGMSVRVGQDIYVIPLTFVLESLQPQAPELKTVAGRGQLVNVRGQYLPIVSLAAFFGHVDASAASDPTSAILVIVEAGGYQLALLVDELIGQQQFVVKNLETNYRKVEGMSGATIMGDGRVALILDISIIARHNQRPAQTAARQAMTDEA; from the coding sequence GTGTCAATCGATATGTCGCAGTTTCATCAGGTGTTCTTTGATGAAACCGACGAGCATCTGGCCACCATGGAGTCCGTGTTGCTGGGGGTAGACCTGGCGGCACCGGACGGCGAAGACCTCAATGCCATTTTCCGTGCTGCCCACTCCATCAAGGGGGGGGCGGCTACGTTCGGGTTTGCCGATCTGGCTGCGCTGACCCATATCCTGGAAAACCTGCTGGACAAGGTGCGCAAGGGCAGCATGCGGCTGACTGCCGACATGGTGGATGCCTGCCTGAATGCCAAGGATGTGCTGGCCGGCATGCTGGGCGCACACCGCGGTGGCGAGGCCGTGGCCGAGTCCGCGATCAGTGCGGTGGAAAACTGGCTGGAACGGCTGGTTGCCGGTGGCGGCTCCGCACCGCCGCCGGTGGTGGCGCCTGTGCAGTCATCCGCCGCGCCTGCAGTCTGCACCACGCTGTATGTCGAGCTGGACTGCTGCTTGCCGACCACCGATTACCCGGCACTGTTGCAGTCGCTGACTGCGCTGGGTGAGCTGAGTGTGGTGCAAGAAGGGGGGGGGAGTGATCAACTGCCCTGGGTAGTGATTTTCACCTCGACGCTGGCTGCTGACGAAGTGGCCGAATCGCTGGCCTTTTCCATTTCGCCGGAACACTTCCGCATCACCCAGGATCATGGCCAGCAAGACGAGGGCGATTTCGGGCTGTTTCTTTCTTCCAGTATTGCCAGCCCCACACAGACTGCTGCTGCCGACATTGCCTTTGAAGAGGATGGCTTCGGCTTGTTCGAACCCTTGGCCGCTGCCGTTGGCGGCAGCGAGCCGACGGCAGACATGCTGTATGAGGAAGAGGGCTTCGGGCTGTTTGCCCCGGTAGCCGGGCCAGCCATCGCACCAGTCATGTTGCACGAGGAAGAAGGTTTTGGCCTGTTTGCACCGCTGGAGCCGGCTGTGGCCGTGGCGGCCGCACCCACGGTTGCCGTGGTGGCCGCTCCGCGACAGGAGCGTGCTGCACCGGCCGTGGAAAACTCCATTCGGGTGAATATCGACAAGGTCGACCTGCTACTGAATCTGGTGGGCGAGCTGGTCATTACCCAGTCCATGCTCACCCAGTCCAGCCAGGAGCTGGACGCCGTGCAATACGAACGCCTGCTGGGCGGCATCTCGGCCTTGCAGCGCAACTCGCGTGAATTGCAGGAAGCGGTGATGTCCATTCGCATGACGCCCATCGCCTTTGTCTTCAACCGTTTTCCGCGTGTGGTACGCGATCTGGCCGGCAAGCTGGGCAAGCAGATCGAGCTGAAAATGGTGGGCGAAAATACCGAGCTGGACAAAGGCTTTATCGAAAAGCTGGCCGACCCGCTGACCCATCTGGTGCGCAACAGCCTGGACCACGGGGTGGAATCGCCCGAGGTCCGGGTGGCCAAGGGCAAGTCGGCCGTGGGGCGACTGACACTGCGGGCCTTTCATCAGGGCAGCAGCATCGTGATTGAAGTGACCGACGATGGCGCCGGCCTTAATCGCGAGCGCATTCTGGCCAAGGCGCGCGAGCGCGGCATGCCGGTCAGCGATGCCTTGAGCGATAGCGAGGTGTGGGGGCTGATTTTCGAGGCGGGCTTCTCCACGGCAACCGAAGTGACCGATGTGTCTGGTCGCGGAGTGGGCATGGATGTGGTCAAGCGCAATATCCAGAGCATGGGTGGCCGCATCGATATCGATTCCATGCCGGATTTCGGCACCACCATCAGCATCCGCCTGCCACTGACGCTGGCGATCATGGATGGCATGTCGGTGCGTGTCGGCCAGGATATCTATGTCATCCCGCTGACTTTTGTGCTGGAGTCCCTGCAGCCGCAGGCTCCGGAACTGAAAACGGTAGCAGGGCGCGGCCAGCTGGTGAATGTGCGCGGCCAATACCTGCCCATCGTGTCGCTGGCTGCCTTCTTCGGCCATGTCGATGCCAGTGCCGCCAGCGATCCCACCAGCGCCATTCTGGTCATCGTCGAGGCCGGCGGCTATCAGTTGGCCCTGCTGGTGGATGAACTCATCGGCCAGCAACAGTTCGTGGTAAAGAATCTGGAAACCAATTATCGCAAAGTCGAGGGCATGTCCGGCGCCACCATCATGGGGGATGGCCGGGTTGCCCTGATTCTGGATATATCGATCATCGCCCGTCACAACCAGCGACCGGCGCAAACGGCGGCACGGCAGGCCATGACAGACGAGGCATGA
- a CDS encoding response regulator, translating to MAALICFEREQKKSGNNMPKKVLTVDDSASIRQMVTFTLKSAGYEVVEAVDGNGGLARAQADSFDLILTDQNMPGMDGLNLIRALRKLPAYGTTPILMLTTESSDQMKSLGRAAGATGWLVKPFDPQKLLDVVKRLVG from the coding sequence GTGGCAGCATTGATTTGTTTTGAGCGTGAACAAAAGAAAAGTGGGAACAACATGCCAAAAAAAGTACTGACAGTCGATGATTCGGCGTCAATCCGTCAAATGGTGACCTTTACTCTCAAAAGTGCGGGCTATGAGGTAGTAGAGGCGGTCGATGGCAATGGTGGTCTGGCGCGGGCCCAGGCGGACAGCTTTGACCTGATCCTGACCGACCAGAACATGCCGGGCATGGACGGCCTGAACCTGATTCGCGCGCTGCGCAAATTGCCGGCCTATGGCACGACGCCCATCCTGATGCTGACCACCGAGTCCAGCGATCAGATGAAATCGCTGGGGCGAGCCGCCGGTGCTACCGGCTGGCTGGTCAAGCCGTTTGATCCGCAAAAGCTGCTGGATGTGGTAAAGCGGCTGGTTGGCTGA
- a CDS encoding methyl-accepting chemotaxis protein, whose translation MVLFYPQRRFVACGLCLISVLVILSGPLWGALVWGLALPLAASLLFVLHFLYLAKEPTVMDREEADSGKTAAAPAAPDCLDFIQEQISQSKLEVSRVQTLIQDAVLTLVNSFSGLSQEAAAQLQLAESLAKGEVGMDSHAMSFSTFVNEIANAMGSFVEKTVENSRLAMLLVEQMESIGQEMQGVILLLDEIHSITNQTNMLALNASIEAARAGEAGRGFAVVAEEVRHLSGRTSSFSDEIRNLINRVNGSVEHAEGLINQLASQDMMFTLQAKQRLDDTSSRIRVMDAVMAESIGRLRHGVGLLSDHVGDAVRSLQFQDMVSQLIAHVGKRLYGIEEMMELTSNKQQQQGQWEVRASARLAELQISLSNNPVAQGQMQSGSIDLF comes from the coding sequence ATGGTGCTTTTCTATCCGCAGCGACGTTTCGTGGCGTGTGGTCTTTGCCTGATTTCGGTACTGGTGATATTGAGTGGCCCCTTGTGGGGTGCGCTGGTGTGGGGCCTGGCTTTGCCGCTTGCCGCCAGCCTGCTGTTCGTATTGCATTTTCTGTACCTAGCCAAGGAGCCGACGGTGATGGATAGGGAAGAGGCGGATTCCGGCAAGACCGCAGCTGCACCTGCTGCGCCTGACTGCCTTGACTTCATTCAGGAGCAGATCTCCCAGTCAAAGCTGGAGGTGAGCCGGGTACAGACACTGATCCAGGATGCGGTACTGACCCTGGTCAACAGTTTTTCCGGCCTGTCGCAGGAGGCCGCTGCACAGTTGCAGCTAGCCGAAAGCCTGGCCAAAGGCGAGGTGGGCATGGACTCGCATGCCATGTCTTTCAGCACTTTTGTCAATGAAATCGCCAATGCGATGGGCAGCTTTGTTGAAAAGACGGTGGAGAACAGCCGGCTGGCCATGCTGCTGGTCGAGCAGATGGAGTCGATTGGTCAGGAGATGCAGGGGGTCATTCTGTTGCTGGATGAGATTCACTCCATTACCAACCAAACCAATATGCTGGCCTTGAACGCTTCGATCGAGGCGGCCAGGGCCGGGGAGGCCGGCAGGGGGTTTGCCGTGGTGGCCGAGGAAGTCCGCCATCTGTCCGGCCGCACCAGTAGTTTCAGCGATGAAATCCGTAACCTGATCAACCGGGTGAATGGTTCGGTCGAGCATGCCGAGGGGCTGATCAACCAGCTGGCCTCGCAGGACATGATGTTTACCTTGCAGGCCAAACAGCGGCTGGATGACACTTCATCGCGCATCCGGGTGATGGATGCGGTGATGGCCGAATCAATCGGTCGCTTGCGCCATGGCGTGGGCTTGCTGTCAGACCACGTGGGCGATGCGGTGCGTTCGCTGCAGTTTCAGGACATGGTGTCGCAATTGATTGCCCATGTCGGCAAGCGTTTGTACGGCATCGAAGAAATGATGGAATTGACCAGCAACAAGCAGCAACAACAAGGGCAGTGGGAGGTGAGAGCCTCTGCCCGGCTGGCAGAACTGCAAATCAGCTTGTCCAACAATCCGGTGGCACAAGGTCAGATGCAGAGTGGCAGCATTGATTTGTTTTGA
- a CDS encoding STAS domain-containing protein — protein sequence MMKPVVKVEGQVGTLVLVGQFDFNLHKDFRLASQELLENPAVQEIQVDFDQVPFLDSSALGMLLLLKERATSQKKSMSLINCRDTVLQVLEIACFNKMFTIK from the coding sequence ATGATGAAGCCAGTGGTTAAAGTAGAAGGTCAGGTTGGTACGCTCGTTCTGGTCGGCCAGTTCGATTTCAATCTGCACAAGGATTTCCGTCTTGCCAGCCAGGAGTTGCTGGAAAATCCAGCCGTGCAGGAAATTCAGGTCGATTTTGATCAAGTGCCCTTTCTGGATAGCTCGGCGCTGGGCATGTTGCTGCTGCTGAAAGAACGCGCTACCAGTCAGAAAAAATCGATGTCGCTGATCAATTGCCGCGATACCGTGCTGCAAGTGCTGGAAATCGCCTGCTTCAACAAGATGTTCACCATCAAGTAA
- a CDS encoding sensor histidine kinase has protein sequence MKDQEMLEAAFEQFNTVSSQLIDAYRQLEVQVNVLNAQLDEANNQLRKQRDENAELAERLGMLLEALPAGVVQLAADGVVVAENPAAQLLLQGKHGGMAWDTVMAGWTRSELDGTYTLPQQESARRLALQYQDLPASGGRIVLLHDVSRLHHLTVELAHQQKLAAMGGMAASLAHQLRTPLATAMLYTANLKQEGLRPEDRAKFVDKSLARMKALEGLIQNMLGFVRGQTSALEWLDVAALVEDVAAVLIPQCHERDMIWDCNNLLPSAITVMGDRKALQGALVNLLENAMHFSPEGGRIGLTVSLRDEQVCFRVEDDGVGLQGADPARLFEPFFTTRPGGTGLGLSIVKKVAEELAGTVMGGDRAQGGAYFELTLPCRGTGAVDV, from the coding sequence TTGAAAGACCAGGAGATGCTGGAGGCGGCTTTCGAGCAGTTCAACACTGTTTCTAGTCAGTTAATCGATGCTTATCGCCAGCTCGAAGTGCAGGTTAACGTACTGAATGCGCAACTGGACGAGGCTAACAACCAATTGCGTAAACAGCGTGACGAAAACGCCGAACTCGCCGAAAGATTGGGGATGTTGCTGGAAGCGCTGCCTGCCGGCGTGGTACAGCTGGCCGCCGATGGCGTGGTCGTGGCTGAAAATCCGGCGGCCCAGCTTTTGCTGCAAGGCAAGCACGGCGGGATGGCCTGGGATACCGTCATGGCCGGCTGGACGCGCTCCGAACTGGACGGGACCTATACCTTGCCGCAGCAAGAGTCTGCCCGTCGTCTGGCCTTGCAATATCAGGATTTGCCGGCCTCGGGCGGACGCATCGTGCTGCTGCATGATGTCAGCCGTCTGCATCATCTGACGGTGGAGCTGGCGCACCAGCAAAAGCTGGCCGCGATGGGCGGCATGGCTGCGTCGCTGGCGCACCAGTTACGCACCCCGCTGGCCACGGCCATGCTTTATACCGCCAATCTGAAGCAGGAAGGCTTGCGGCCAGAGGACCGGGCGAAGTTTGTCGACAAGAGCCTGGCCCGGATGAAGGCGCTGGAGGGGCTGATCCAGAACATGCTGGGGTTTGTGCGCGGCCAGACCAGTGCGCTGGAGTGGCTCGATGTCGCGGCGCTGGTTGAGGATGTCGCTGCGGTATTGATACCGCAATGTCATGAGCGTGACATGATTTGGGATTGCAATAACCTGCTGCCTTCTGCCATAACGGTAATGGGTGACCGCAAGGCCCTGCAGGGGGCGCTGGTCAACCTGCTGGAAAATGCCATGCATTTCTCGCCGGAAGGCGGGCGTATCGGCCTCACGGTGAGTCTGCGGGATGAGCAGGTTTGTTTCCGGGTAGAGGATGATGGCGTGGGCCTGCAGGGGGCTGATCCGGCCAGGCTGTTCGAGCCTTTCTTTACCACCCGCCCAGGCGGAACAGGCCTTGGGCTGTCCATCGTGAAAAAGGTGGCGGAAGAGCTGGCCGGCACGGTGATGGGTGGGGATCGTGCGCAAGGTGGTGCTTATTTTGAATTGACTCTCCCCTGCCGCGGGACGGGAGCGGTCGATGTGTAA
- a CDS encoding chemotaxis protein, which yields MSELLKKIDARTKLAGTNKLEILLFSLGHDQRTGRKEVFGINVFKVREVMRTPEITSAPEMPSSVEGMVSLRGSLVPVIDLAKYAGIVTSNKPEIMIVTEYNGHTQGFLVEAVDTILRLDWSAMRVPPDMITNRMAGLVTAVTELDQGTLVMMMDVEKVLAETSLVDDSHHFINIEPVKEERMIFFTDDSAVARKQIERTLDAMQVKYAYAINGMRAWEELQKMAMQAELSGKRLCETLHLVLTDVEMPEMDGYMLTKLIKSDPRFAGIPVLMHSSLSGSSNQKLGQSVGVDEYVSKFEAQKLSMKLREMLNLAKN from the coding sequence GTGTCAGAGCTTCTTAAAAAAATTGATGCCAGAACAAAACTGGCGGGGACCAACAAGCTGGAAATCCTGCTGTTCTCCCTGGGGCACGACCAGCGTACGGGAAGAAAAGAAGTTTTCGGCATTAACGTGTTCAAGGTGCGCGAAGTCATGCGCACCCCTGAAATCACGTCCGCCCCGGAAATGCCATCGTCGGTCGAAGGCATGGTCAGCCTGCGCGGCTCGCTGGTGCCGGTGATTGATCTGGCCAAATACGCTGGCATCGTCACCAGCAACAAGCCGGAAATCATGATCGTCACCGAGTACAACGGCCACACGCAGGGCTTTCTGGTGGAAGCGGTCGACACCATTTTGCGCCTGGACTGGTCTGCCATGCGCGTGCCGCCGGACATGATCACCAACCGCATGGCCGGCCTGGTCACCGCCGTCACCGAGCTGGATCAGGGCACCCTGGTGATGATGATGGATGTGGAAAAAGTACTGGCCGAAACCTCGCTGGTTGACGATTCCCACCACTTCATCAATATCGAACCGGTAAAAGAAGAACGCATGATCTTCTTCACCGACGACTCCGCCGTCGCCCGCAAACAGATCGAACGCACCCTGGACGCGATGCAGGTCAAATACGCCTACGCCATCAATGGCATGCGCGCCTGGGAAGAACTGCAAAAAATGGCCATGCAGGCCGAGCTGTCCGGCAAGCGCCTGTGTGAAACCCTGCATCTGGTACTGACCGACGTGGAAATGCCGGAAATGGACGGCTACATGCTGACCAAGCTGATCAAGAGCGACCCGCGCTTTGCCGGCATTCCGGTACTGATGCACTCCTCGCTGTCCGGCTCTTCCAACCAGAAGCTGGGCCAGTCGGTGGGCGTCGACGAATATGTCTCGAAATTCGAAGCCCAGAAGCTGTCGATGAAGCTGCGCGAAATGCTCAACCTGGCCAAAAACTAA
- a CDS encoding chemotaxis protein, with product MSATDASLLASVDARTKLAGSNKMEILLFSLGTRETFGINVFKVREVSQTPAITKTPNMPFGVQGVLSLRGNIIPVISLARFVGSEQSGRKFDTMIVTEFNKSTQAFLVDSVDRIIRVDWDRVRAPENMMSTTTNSNLITAITELEDGKLVSILDVEQILATVVGEPRLPDIPQAQLENDQYLFFVDDSVVARKEITSVLEKMGIKFQQATNGREAWDRLQVLASRNWGEDESLHDYLKIILVDAEMPEMDGYVLTKLIKSDVRFKGIPVIMHSSLSSNANKAMGSSVGVDAYVAKFDPAILAETLIPFLQR from the coding sequence ATGTCAGCAACAGACGCATCCTTGCTTGCCAGCGTCGATGCCCGTACCAAACTGGCGGGCTCCAACAAAATGGAAATCCTGCTGTTTTCGCTGGGCACCCGCGAAACCTTCGGCATCAATGTATTCAAGGTCAGGGAAGTATCACAAACGCCGGCCATCACCAAAACCCCCAACATGCCGTTCGGGGTGCAGGGCGTGCTGTCCCTGCGCGGCAACATCATCCCGGTCATTTCGCTGGCACGTTTCGTCGGTTCGGAACAGAGCGGACGCAAATTCGACACCATGATCGTCACCGAATTCAACAAGAGCACGCAGGCTTTTCTGGTGGATTCGGTCGACCGCATCATCCGCGTCGACTGGGACCGGGTACGTGCCCCGGAAAACATGATGAGCACCACGACCAACTCCAACCTGATTACCGCGATTACCGAGCTGGAAGACGGCAAGCTGGTTTCCATTCTGGACGTGGAGCAGATTCTGGCTACCGTGGTGGGTGAGCCACGCCTGCCGGACATCCCGCAGGCACAGCTGGAGAACGACCAGTACCTGTTCTTCGTCGACGACTCGGTGGTGGCGCGCAAGGAAATCACCAGTGTGCTGGAAAAGATGGGCATCAAGTTCCAGCAGGCCACCAATGGCCGCGAAGCCTGGGACCGCCTGCAAGTGCTGGCCAGCCGCAACTGGGGCGAGGACGAATCGCTGCACGACTATCTGAAGATCATTCTGGTGGATGCGGAAATGCCGGAAATGGACGGCTATGTCCTGACCAAACTGATCAAATCCGATGTCCGCTTTAAAGGCATCCCGGTTATCATGCACTCCTCGCTCTCCTCCAACGCCAACAAGGCGATGGGTTCCAGCGTGGGTGTCGATGCCTATGTTGCCAAATTCGATCCGGCAATACTGGCTGAAACTTTGATTCCATTCCTGCAGAGGTAA
- the cheY gene encoding chemotaxis response regulator CheY yields the protein MPDKNMRFLVVDDFSTMRRIVRNLLKELGFTNVDEAEDGQVALHKLKTQHFDFIVSDWNMPNMTGIELLKAVRADQQIKHLPFMMITAEAKRENIIEAAMAGASGYIVKPFTAATLEEKMNKIFQTMNK from the coding sequence ATGCCAGATAAAAACATGCGATTCCTCGTTGTGGACGATTTCTCGACCATGAGAAGAATTGTTCGCAACCTGCTGAAAGAGTTGGGGTTCACCAACGTCGATGAAGCCGAAGACGGCCAGGTTGCCTTGCACAAGCTGAAAACGCAGCATTTCGACTTTATCGTTTCCGACTGGAACATGCCGAACATGACCGGCATCGAGTTGCTGAAAGCAGTACGCGCCGATCAACAGATCAAGCATCTGCCCTTCATGATGATTACTGCCGAAGCCAAGCGGGAAAACATCATAGAAGCCGCCATGGCCGGAGCCAGCGGCTACATCGTCAAACCGTTCACGGCGGCAACACTGGAAGAAAAGATGAACAAGATCTTCCAGACCATGAACAAGTAA